The Merismopedia glauca CCAP 1448/3 genome window below encodes:
- a CDS encoding HNH endonuclease — protein sequence MQRELYPSNWDEIAFAIKQQAQWTCQQCHRLCRKPGETKEEFAFRLGYSGTIEKIGRYTLTVAHVNHVANDCRSENLRAWCSSCHGTYDLKQMSLKKYLKRERNGQLRLNLELH from the coding sequence ATGCAACGAGAGCTTTATCCATCCAACTGGGACGAGATAGCTTTTGCCATCAAACAACAAGCACAGTGGACTTGTCAGCAATGCCATAGACTATGCCGAAAACCTGGGGAAACCAAGGAAGAGTTTGCTTTCCGCTTGGGATACTCTGGCACTATTGAGAAAATAGGACGCTATACTCTGACTGTAGCGCACGTCAATCATGTAGCAAATGACTGTAGAAGTGAAAATTTAAGGGCTTGGTGTAGTTCGTGCCACGGAACGTATGATTTAAAGCAAATGAGTCTCAAAAAGTACCTAAAACGTGAGAGAAATGGACAGTTGAGATTGAACTTGGAGCTTCATTGA
- a CDS encoding WD40 repeat domain-containing serine/threonine-protein kinase yields the protein MKCCLNPDCSHPQNHDTTKFCLECGTPLILLRNRYQPIKPLGSGGFGQTYLAEDLDKLHELCVIKQFAPQVVGTAAIAKATELFEEEAKRLQQLGDRPQIPTLFAYFEQDRRLYLVQQYIAGETLLQELASQGKFSELKIKELLVNLLEILQFIHQHRVIHRDIKPANIIRRTPPKLAALGEVTQQESPSPPRTTADLVLIDFGISKQSTGTSQTELGTSLGTVGYAPQEQIQMGKANAASDLYSLGATCFHLLTGVSPSRLWQAEGDRWVDNWQQHLPTPLSGKLTKVINKLLQFDPEQRYQSAAIALADLTGNRVSSNKHKVKIKEICLLGIIPIILLLITQSYGYFKYKLAPLNQLFIITFIQNTTRQQGEFLVSACTGEQPCDRWVSSLAMSQNSDFLANGDADTKIKIWDLKTKQLRRSFNGDNFPIEALAVTPDGRMVAGAAHNGKLKIWDVTAGQLKREMGGRNYPFNTLTFSPDGQTLVGANTDNAIEIWNWQTGKLVRTLKDHTDLINSVVISPDGQTLISGSADNSIKLWDFKTGELKTTLVGHSEGIKSLAITPDGKTLVSGSSDRTIKLWDLAAGEMRKTLVGHSGAIDSLAISADEKTLASGSSDNTIKLWNLETGAIETTLLGHNRTVSFLSVTSNGKTLVSGSQDGQIKMWHFSN from the coding sequence ATGAAGTGTTGCCTCAATCCCGATTGCTCGCACCCCCAAAATCACGATACCACCAAATTTTGCCTTGAATGCGGTACTCCTCTGATTTTGCTCCGAAACCGCTATCAACCAATTAAACCTCTAGGTAGTGGTGGATTCGGTCAAACTTATTTAGCAGAAGACCTAGACAAACTCCACGAACTTTGTGTCATCAAACAATTTGCCCCGCAAGTGGTAGGTACCGCAGCTATTGCCAAAGCTACCGAACTTTTTGAAGAAGAAGCCAAACGGCTGCAACAGTTAGGCGATCGCCCTCAAATTCCCACTCTTTTTGCTTACTTTGAACAAGATCGTCGCCTGTATTTAGTCCAGCAGTATATCGCTGGAGAAACTCTACTCCAAGAGTTAGCATCCCAAGGGAAGTTTAGCGAATTGAAGATTAAAGAACTGCTCGTTAACTTGTTAGAAATCCTTCAATTTATTCATCAGCATCGCGTAATTCATCGAGATATTAAACCAGCTAACATCATTCGCCGTACTCCTCCAAAGCTAGCCGCTCTAGGCGAAGTTACCCAACAAGAATCGCCCTCACCGCCTAGAACTACAGCAGATTTAGTCTTAATTGATTTTGGAATTTCCAAGCAATCTACAGGTACGTCGCAGACTGAATTGGGAACCTCTTTAGGTACGGTGGGCTACGCGCCTCAAGAACAAATACAGATGGGAAAAGCTAATGCTGCTAGCGATTTATATAGCTTGGGCGCTACTTGCTTTCACTTGTTAACTGGTGTTAGTCCTTCTCGCCTGTGGCAAGCAGAAGGCGATCGCTGGGTCGATAATTGGCAACAGCACTTGCCCACCCCATTGAGCGGGAAATTAACTAAAGTTATCAATAAATTACTGCAATTCGACCCCGAACAGCGCTACCAATCGGCAGCGATCGCTTTAGCAGATCTGACTGGGAACCGAGTCTCTAGTAACAAACATAAGGTTAAAATAAAAGAAATTTGCTTGCTTGGCATCATCCCCATTATATTACTTTTAATAACCCAAAGCTACGGTTATTTTAAATATAAGTTAGCTCCTTTGAACCAATTGTTTATTATTACTTTTATTCAAAATACAACTCGCCAACAAGGTGAATTTTTAGTTAGTGCTTGTACTGGAGAGCAGCCTTGCGATCGCTGGGTAAGTTCCCTAGCCATGAGTCAAAATAGCGACTTTTTAGCAAATGGAGATGCCGATACAAAGATTAAAATCTGGGATTTAAAAACTAAGCAATTAAGACGTAGTTTTAATGGAGATAATTTTCCCATCGAGGCTTTAGCGGTAACCCCGGATGGGCGTATGGTAGCTGGTGCTGCCCACAATGGCAAACTGAAGATCTGGGATGTAACCGCAGGTCAACTTAAAAGGGAAATGGGGGGACGCAACTATCCGTTCAATACTCTTACCTTCAGCCCTGACGGACAAACTTTGGTTGGTGCTAATACAGATAACGCGATCGAGATTTGGAATTGGCAAACAGGAAAGCTAGTGCGTACCCTCAAAGACCATACGGATCTAATTAATTCTGTTGTAATTAGTCCCGACGGACAAACTTTAATTAGCGGTAGTGCGGATAATAGCATTAAACTTTGGGATTTTAAGACGGGGGAACTGAAAACAACTTTAGTCGGACACAGTGAGGGTATAAAGTCCCTAGCAATTACTCCCGATGGGAAAACTTTAGTTAGCGGTAGCAGCGATCGCACCATCAAGCTTTGGGACTTGGCTGCTGGAGAAATGCGAAAGACTCTAGTCGGTCATTCAGGGGCGATCGATTCCCTAGCGATTAGCGCTGATGAAAAAACATTAGCTAGCGGTAGTAGCGATAACACCATCAAACTTTGGAATTTAGAAACGGGAGCTATAGAAACTACGCTTCTCGGACATAACCGAACTGTGAGTTTCCTTTCCGTAACGTCGAATGGCAAAACCCTAGTTAGTGGCAGTCAAGACGGTCAAATTAAGATGTGGCATTTTTCCAATTAA
- a CDS encoding tetratricopeptide repeat protein, which yields MKPSSLKIETDIPPNLTASQANDISLSLDPPDYFYTYYYRGILRQDLKQYREALADLDRVIQLQPDYAEAYNNRGLVRYQLKDYRGAIKDLQTAAELFEQQGNPEAYQFVQQTLRELPSSPR from the coding sequence ATTAAGCCAAGTTCTCTCAAAATTGAAACCGATATACCACCGAATTTAACTGCATCGCAAGCAAACGATATATCCTTATCATTAGATCCACCAGATTATTTCTATACCTACTATTATCGGGGAATTTTACGACAAGATTTGAAACAGTATCGCGAGGCTCTAGCAGATCTTGATCGAGTAATTCAACTGCAACCCGACTATGCCGAAGCTTACAACAATCGCGGACTTGTCCGCTATCAGTTGAAAGATTATCGAGGTGCGATCAAGGATTTACAAACAGCCGCCGAACTCTTCGAGCAACAGGGAAACCCGGAGGCGTACCAATTTGTACAGCAAACATTGAGAGAATTGCCGTCATCGCCCAGGTAA
- a CDS encoding S1 family peptidase: protein MNQLHFTGIAIASSLLLLPLATQVAAIQTKSAFADFKIEGVIKSDFRAANGANNYQLKSQNIGQRSPNLLDELDRLSQPITVKIDASNPQNGSGSGVIIARQGNTYYVLTAFHVVDRPEEYTVVTSDGQKHPVKANDIVKTDGLDIAILLFNSNKKYAIATLANYNFSSREPQWIFFSGFSDRTQKLLLNPGVLFSRSENYFRVFNSYSLTNGYELVFTNFTELGMGGGALLDTQGRVIGIGGRQEGEAYTSKLNRDIGYALGVPITAVLK, encoded by the coding sequence ATGAATCAACTCCATTTTACTGGAATTGCGATCGCTAGCAGTTTATTACTCCTTCCCCTAGCGACTCAAGTCGCGGCTATACAAACTAAGTCCGCCTTCGCGGACTTTAAGATCGAAGGAGTTATCAAATCAGATTTTAGAGCGGCTAATGGGGCGAATAATTATCAGTTAAAGTCCCAAAATATCGGTCAGCGATCGCCAAATTTATTAGACGAACTCGATCGCCTTAGTCAGCCAATTACCGTCAAAATTGACGCAAGCAATCCCCAAAATGGCAGTGGATCGGGAGTAATTATCGCTCGGCAAGGCAACACTTACTATGTCCTCACCGCTTTTCATGTTGTAGATCGTCCCGAAGAATATACAGTTGTCACTTCGGATGGACAAAAACATCCAGTCAAAGCTAACGATATTGTCAAAACCGACGGTTTAGATATTGCTATTTTACTATTTAATAGCAATAAAAAATATGCGATCGCTACTCTAGCTAATTACAACTTTTCTTCACGGGAACCGCAATGGATTTTCTTCTCTGGCTTTAGCGATCGAACCCAAAAGTTATTGTTAAATCCAGGAGTTCTTTTCAGTCGATCCGAAAATTATTTCCGAGTTTTTAACTCTTATTCTCTAACTAATGGCTACGAGCTAGTTTTCACTAACTTCACTGAACTAGGTATGGGAGGAGGAGCATTACTAGATACTCAAGGGCGAGTAATTGGGATTGGCGGTCGCCAAGAAGGTGAAGCATATACCAGTAAACTAAATCGCGATATTGGATATGCTTTAGGAGTGCCAATTACGGCAGTTTTAAAGTGA
- a CDS encoding helix-turn-helix transcriptional regulator, whose amino-acid sequence MIQNERQYKVTQTKLRELEQAAVNINPPDPNLHPRQVLSQKNSYNKLIDRLKQEIAEYEELKSGRIETLQIDDINDLPIALIKARIALGMTQKELAEKIGTQEQQIQRYEADRYGAISFDRLMKVAVALGMSLQGSMEIAIANHKLD is encoded by the coding sequence ATGATTCAAAACGAACGCCAATATAAAGTTACTCAAACGAAGCTCAGAGAGTTAGAACAAGCTGCGGTTAATATTAATCCTCCCGATCCGAATCTACATCCTCGGCAAGTACTATCGCAAAAGAATAGTTACAATAAGCTAATCGATCGCTTAAAACAAGAGATTGCTGAATATGAGGAACTCAAGAGCGGTCGGATCGAAACCTTGCAGATTGACGATATTAACGATCTGCCAATTGCTTTAATCAAAGCCAGAATTGCCTTGGGAATGACTCAGAAAGAACTCGCCGAAAAAATTGGCACTCAAGAACAACAAATTCAACGTTATGAAGCCGATCGCTACGGGGCGATTAGTTTCGATCGCCTGATGAAAGTTGCTGTGGCTCTGGGGATGAGTTTGCAAGGTAGTATGGAAATCGCGATCGCCAACCACAAGCTTGATTGA
- a CDS encoding DUF6932 family protein, with protein sequence MPPFNSLGYLPPGIYEISWEELMERFATNPQRQRIVTGLAAALRKLAIAGCTRVIIGGSFISAKEEPNDFDAYYDNFGLDFDLLDPLFVENIDSQQEVFCGELFPTIGYDQFLQTDKSGNPRGVVALDPRKLNS encoded by the coding sequence ATGCCTCCATTTAACTCCCTAGGCTATCTCCCACCGGGAATTTATGAAATTTCCTGGGAGGAATTGATGGAACGGTTTGCTACCAATCCCCAACGACAACGAATCGTTACTGGATTAGCCGCAGCCCTTCGCAAACTAGCAATTGCTGGTTGCACTCGCGTCATTATTGGTGGGAGTTTCATTTCTGCTAAAGAAGAACCAAACGATTTCGATGCGTATTACGACAATTTTGGACTCGATTTCGATCTGCTCGATCCATTGTTTGTTGAAAATATCGATTCCCAGCAGGAGGTTTTTTGTGGAGAACTATTTCCTACCATCGGTTACGACCAATTCTTGCAAACTGATAAGTCGGGAAATCCCAGAGGAGTTGTGGCTCTAGATCCGAGAAAATTAAATAGCTAA
- a CDS encoding tetratricopeptide repeat protein, with translation MAPTIATIKLKQYPEALADYTKAIEINPRYALAFYNRGLVRQELKQHSEALADYTKAIEINPQYALAYYQRGLVRYELKDKRGAIEDLQRVTEILPTTAQLFSDLGRMDDYQKARDILRKAQKMLKQLQSQ, from the coding sequence ATTGCGCCAACAATTGCGACAATTAAGTTAAAACAGTACCCAGAGGCTTTAGCTGACTACACTAAAGCCATTGAGATTAACCCTCGGTATGCACTTGCTTTCTATAATCGAGGGCTGGTTCGCCAAGAGTTAAAGCAGCACTCAGAGGCGCTAGCAGATTACACCAAGGCGATTGAGATTAATCCTCAGTATGCACTTGCCTACTACCAGCGAGGGCTGGTTCGCTATGAATTGAAAGACAAGCGGGGCGCGATCGAGGATTTACAGAGAGTAACAGAAATTTTACCTACAACCGCACAACTCTTTTCCGATCTCGGAAGGATGGATGACTATCAAAAGGCAAGGGATATATTAAGAAAAGCACAGAAGATGTTAAAACAGTTGCAGTCGCAGTGA
- a CDS encoding S1 family peptidase translates to MEVKLLMDVKLEKSNCYRDFIAAFLLHQLLTIHVRQMKRLYPTFIPFLATLLLLPYTAAFSATTASNQVSSTLLASTRSTAPIEQTAQAVTVRIFTNKRGGSGVLIGKIGRTYTILTNAHVINTKGKFKIQTPDGKIHQAAIKYRGDSSKGNDLALLQFTSKNNYQIAELATNTNLPENQEVYAAGFPYDTQNFTLTTGKISLVSPQPFVGGYQIGYTNEIKQGMSGGALLNGEGKLIGVNGLLKYPILNEAYNYQDGSQPSKELRQQLRQLS, encoded by the coding sequence GTGGAAGTCAAACTTTTGATGGATGTAAAGCTAGAAAAGTCTAACTGCTATAGAGATTTTATTGCTGCTTTTCTTCTTCATCAACTATTAACAATTCACGTTCGACAGATGAAACGACTTTATCCAACTTTTATCCCCTTCCTTGCGACATTATTACTTTTACCTTATACTGCCGCTTTCTCAGCAACAACTGCTTCAAATCAAGTCAGTTCGACTCTCCTTGCTAGCACTCGCTCGACAGCACCGATCGAGCAAACTGCCCAAGCGGTAACTGTTAGAATCTTCACCAACAAACGGGGCGGTTCGGGAGTGTTAATTGGTAAAATAGGACGAACCTATACGATTTTAACCAACGCCCACGTCATCAATACTAAAGGCAAATTTAAAATTCAAACCCCAGATGGCAAAATCCATCAAGCTGCTATTAAATATCGGGGCGATTCAAGCAAGGGGAACGATCTAGCCCTCTTGCAATTTACCTCAAAAAATAACTATCAAATTGCTGAATTAGCTACCAACACCAACCTACCAGAAAACCAAGAGGTGTACGCTGCTGGATTTCCTTACGATACTCAAAATTTCACCTTGACTACAGGAAAAATCTCGCTGGTATCCCCTCAACCATTTGTGGGGGGCTATCAAATTGGTTATACCAATGAAATTAAACAGGGAATGAGTGGGGGAGCCTTACTCAATGGGGAAGGGAAGTTAATCGGAGTCAATGGGTTGCTGAAATATCCGATCTTAAATGAAGCTTATAACTACCAAGATGGTTCTCAACCGAGTAAAGAATTGCGCCAACAATTGCGACAATTAAGTTAA
- a CDS encoding tetratricopeptide repeat-containing S1 family peptidase, whose product MNRFHCMLWAIASSLLLLPPTPANSSNWMNSDRLNLADNPSETRSDLSTPNSTGLVEQIDKIAQQITVRIDGSKPETGNGSGVIIGKTGNTYYVLTNYHVVKVPDTHKIVTPDGKSHTVANKNIFKENGLDVAILQFSSQDTYQVATVSNYQYSERDYWVFLSGFPAQAKGKRQLKPGFLWNREQGILRTQDGNSLSNGYELVYTNLSLPGMSGGPVLDVKGRVIGLSGRQEGEKVTSKLDRNIGYALGVPISNCLGLITKANIEPGALKVETTAPQKLTEAQGNSIRNHPSFTAEKPPADADENQWLNYGNHLWRLGKYEEAVAALNKAIELNSDFDIAYYVLGLVQYDRQKYPEAIASFGKAVELNPLFYEAWREQSQTLIALKKYPEALAAIEQAIDANSDDFILYVLKGNILGKLKRYAEGKTTLTQAIAIKPNDALARNNRGVLYYELKNDREAQADYDRAIAINPKWDKAYINRGILYTELKKYREAETDLTQAIALNPNNDLAYYNRGVLYDKLQKYQQAEADYTKAIALNPNYANSYNNRGVLYGKFAKYKQAESDLNRAIDLDSNFSQAYNNRGVLNEKLRKVRQAEADYTKAIAADRSNYEAYNNRGVLYGKQEKYREAELDFTSAIAINTNYAEAYSNRGLVYVELRKYQRAVDDFEQAAQIFKQQDRMEDYQKIQEILKPLEVLTK is encoded by the coding sequence ATGAATCGATTCCATTGTATGTTATGGGCGATCGCTAGCAGTTTATTACTCCTTCCCCCAACCCCAGCTAACTCATCTAACTGGATGAATAGCGATCGGCTAAATTTAGCGGATAATCCTTCAGAAACTAGAAGTGATCTATCCACACCAAACTCAACTGGATTAGTCGAGCAAATAGATAAAATCGCCCAACAGATTACCGTTAGAATTGATGGTAGTAAGCCCGAAACTGGCAATGGTTCGGGAGTAATTATTGGCAAAACTGGCAATACTTACTACGTGCTAACTAATTATCATGTTGTCAAAGTACCAGATACCCATAAAATTGTTACTCCTGATGGAAAATCTCATACAGTTGCTAACAAAAATATCTTCAAAGAAAATGGATTAGATGTCGCAATCTTGCAGTTTAGCAGTCAGGATACTTACCAAGTTGCTACTGTTAGTAATTATCAATACTCTGAGCGAGATTATTGGGTTTTCTTATCAGGATTTCCGGCTCAAGCCAAAGGAAAACGCCAACTTAAACCAGGATTTCTTTGGAATAGAGAACAAGGAATTTTACGGACGCAAGATGGTAATTCTCTAAGTAATGGCTATGAGTTAGTTTACACTAACTTATCTCTTCCAGGAATGAGTGGGGGACCAGTTTTAGATGTAAAAGGTAGAGTAATTGGTCTTAGTGGTCGTCAAGAAGGGGAAAAAGTTACAAGTAAACTTGATCGCAATATTGGATACGCTTTAGGAGTGCCAATTAGTAACTGTTTGGGATTAATAACTAAGGCAAATATCGAGCCTGGGGCGTTAAAAGTTGAAACTACTGCACCCCAAAAACTCACAGAAGCTCAAGGTAATTCCATTCGCAACCATCCATCATTTACAGCCGAAAAACCTCCCGCAGATGCTGATGAAAATCAGTGGCTTAATTATGGCAATCACTTGTGGCGATTAGGAAAATATGAAGAAGCAGTTGCTGCGTTGAATAAAGCTATTGAACTGAATTCTGACTTCGATATAGCTTATTATGTCTTGGGTTTAGTACAATACGATCGCCAGAAATATCCAGAAGCGATCGCGAGTTTCGGGAAAGCTGTCGAACTCAATCCTCTCTTTTATGAAGCTTGGCGCGAACAAAGTCAGACACTAATAGCATTAAAAAAATACCCAGAGGCACTAGCAGCGATAGAGCAAGCAATAGATGCTAATTCCGACGATTTTATTCTCTATGTGCTTAAAGGTAATATCCTGGGCAAATTAAAACGCTATGCTGAGGGCAAAACTACGCTGACTCAAGCTATTGCCATCAAGCCTAACGATGCTTTAGCCCGCAATAACCGAGGTGTTCTCTACTATGAATTAAAAAACGATCGAGAAGCGCAGGCAGATTATGATCGAGCGATCGCTATCAATCCTAAGTGGGATAAAGCTTACATTAATCGAGGCATTCTCTATACCGAATTAAAAAAATATCGAGAGGCTGAGACAGATTTAACTCAAGCGATCGCTCTCAATCCTAATAACGATTTAGCCTACTATAACCGAGGCGTTCTCTACGATAAACTCCAAAAATATCAACAAGCAGAGGCAGATTATACCAAAGCGATCGCGCTCAATCCTAACTACGCTAACTCATACAACAATCGCGGCGTTCTCTATGGCAAATTTGCAAAATATAAGCAGGCGGAATCAGATTTAAACCGTGCTATTGACCTCGATTCTAACTTTTCTCAAGCCTACAATAACCGAGGTGTTCTCAATGAGAAATTGAGAAAAGTTCGGCAAGCTGAAGCAGATTATACCAAAGCGATCGCTGCCGATAGAAGCAATTATGAAGCTTACAATAACCGAGGGGTTCTGTATGGTAAACAGGAAAAATATCGAGAGGCAGAATTAGATTTTACCAGCGCGATCGCCATTAATACTAACTACGCAGAAGCCTATAGTAATCGAGGCTTGGTATACGTTGAATTGCGAAAATATCAAAGAGCAGTTGATGATTTTGAGCAAGCAGCACAAATATTTAAGCAACAGGACAGGATGGAAGATTACCAAAAAATACAAGAGATATTAAAACCATTGGAAGTTTTAACTAAATAA
- a CDS encoding RICIN domain-containing protein, translating into MKKQFLATHIICNSAIRGIAALLAAASSCLIVTPDSKALADTLCFGSPIPDGYVINLIFTSPICSPPTTTLGNAYNIVKPDPRYNFAVCWLSPIPSGWVITSTFNKTGCGTPTNAGVGNANNIVIPTTNYSWNVCWFSAIPSGWTIRNTYNSTVCGSFIAAGNTRTISYTTPPPSPTPTPSPIPTPSPTPNRFKTMFTGTNKCLDIINDGVNNQLTMADCGNYSGQKWYVQSTPFSSDGYFQLKTEFTGTNKCLDIINDGLNNRLIMADCGNYSGQYWYFEKIGDTSYFRMRTMFTSSAKCLDIINDGLNNKLIMADCGNYSGQYWNVASF; encoded by the coding sequence ATGAAAAAGCAGTTTCTAGCAACCCATATAATTTGCAACTCAGCAATCAGAGGGATTGCAGCTTTATTGGCAGCCGCATCATCATGTCTAATTGTTACGCCTGATAGCAAAGCCTTAGCTGATACTCTTTGCTTTGGTTCACCAATTCCTGATGGATATGTGATTAATTTGATATTCACTAGCCCCATCTGTAGTCCGCCTACTACAACTCTTGGGAATGCCTATAATATTGTCAAACCAGATCCTAGATATAATTTCGCCGTTTGTTGGTTATCGCCAATTCCTAGTGGATGGGTAATCACAAGTACTTTTAATAAGACGGGATGCGGTACTCCAACTAATGCTGGGGTCGGTAACGCCAACAATATTGTGATACCTACGACAAACTATTCATGGAATGTATGTTGGTTTTCAGCTATACCTAGCGGATGGACGATCCGCAATACTTACAATAGTACGGTCTGTGGCTCGTTCATCGCTGCTGGGAATACCAGAACAATAAGCTATACAACACCGCCACCATCACCTACTCCAACACCATCACCTATTCCAACACCATCACCTACTCCTAATCGCTTTAAGACCATGTTCACCGGAACAAATAAGTGTTTAGATATCATTAATGATGGTGTAAATAACCAGTTAACGATGGCTGATTGCGGAAATTACTCCGGTCAGAAGTGGTACGTTCAGTCAACTCCATTTTCGTCTGATGGCTATTTCCAACTCAAGACTGAATTTACTGGTACAAACAAGTGTTTGGATATTATCAATGATGGCTTGAATAATCGGTTAATAATGGCAGACTGCGGGAATTATTCAGGACAGTATTGGTATTTTGAAAAGATAGGTGACACTAGCTATTTTCGGATGAGGACGATGTTTACGAGTTCAGCCAAGTGTTTGGATATTATCAATGACGGACTGAATAATAAACTAATAATGGCAGATTGCGGCAATTATTCCGGTCAGTACTGGAATGTAGCTTCGTTCTAA
- a CDS encoding tetratricopeptide repeat protein, with the protein MKKIPLFGLVLASLTPLMPTTANAQITIDLLGIYQTEELCKNNPSLSDHKLCRGYYRQNRIRRTSPNTSTPNYRRRNVPQTRSTPNSSSNRLSELGTRLLYEQGDYRGALIAFDRAIAINPKDAKAYVHRGYARYVLKDYQGAIADANRAISLNSSLANAYAVRGNARQGLRDYQGAMADANQIIRLDASSPMGYFNRSVARYALANYRGALADGDRAVRLAPKVANAYIVRGMARLALGDERKALQDAERAVTLAQQEGTPQKILAGGYSLRSTVQYELGNTDKAMSDSRTAIALDRDAAGSMLKLAVILYGRGDRQESLRLAEKAISLDRNVADLAYLKERGWGKRLLADTKNFFKSPEMKELLAVTR; encoded by the coding sequence GTGAAGAAAATACCACTTTTTGGCTTAGTCTTAGCATCTTTAACCCCACTGATGCCGACAACTGCCAATGCTCAAATTACGATAGATCTGCTGGGGATTTATCAGACGGAAGAACTTTGTAAAAACAATCCTAGTTTGAGCGATCATAAACTATGCCGAGGATATTATAGGCAAAATCGGATACGACGCACGTCTCCTAATACTTCTACTCCCAATTATCGGAGAAGAAATGTTCCTCAAACCCGTTCCACCCCTAATTCTTCGTCAAATCGCCTGTCCGAGCTAGGAACTCGTCTGCTTTACGAGCAAGGAGATTATCGGGGTGCATTGATAGCTTTTGATCGCGCGATCGCCATCAACCCCAAAGATGCTAAAGCCTACGTGCATCGCGGTTATGCTCGTTATGTCCTGAAAGACTACCAGGGAGCGATCGCCGATGCTAACCGAGCGATTAGTCTCAACTCCAGTCTGGCTAATGCCTACGCCGTTCGCGGTAACGCCCGTCAGGGTTTGAGAGATTATCAAGGAGCAATGGCTGATGCCAACCAGATTATTCGCCTCGATGCCAGCAGTCCGATGGGATACTTTAACCGCAGTGTGGCTCGCTATGCATTAGCAAATTACAGGGGGGCGCTGGCAGATGGCGATCGCGCTGTGCGTCTGGCTCCTAAAGTAGCTAACGCCTACATAGTGCGGGGGATGGCTCGCTTGGCATTAGGCGACGAGCGAAAAGCTTTGCAGGATGCAGAGCGGGCTGTAACCCTGGCGCAACAAGAAGGAACTCCTCAGAAAATCCTAGCTGGAGGTTATAGTTTGCGTAGTACTGTCCAATATGAGTTGGGCAATACAGACAAAGCCATGAGTGACTCCAGAACGGCGATCGCCCTCGATCGAGATGCGGCTGGCTCGATGCTGAAGTTGGCAGTCATTCTATATGGTAGAGGCGATCGGCAAGAAAGTCTACGGTTAGCCGAAAAAGCGATCTCCTTAGATCGCAACGTGGCTGATTTAGCGTACCTCAAGGAAAGAGGCTGGGGTAAGCGCCTGTTAGCAGATACCAAAAACTTCTTCAAATCTCCCGAAATGAAAGAGTTACTGGCAGTAACACGGTAG